The window CTATTTGGCTGCTGTGTTGAACGCAACAATCATCGGGTTTTCATTTTTATTTGTCAAAGTGGCGCTTGAATACACCTCCCCGTTTGATATGCTGGCATACAGGTTTTCCGCTTCATTTGCGGGTATGTCCATTCCTGTTATATTTGGTTGGATCAAGCTTAATTATCACGGCAAACCATTGTATAAAGTCCTTCTGCTCGCCACCATGTACCCACTCGGGTTTTTCACGTTCCAAACGTTTGGACTTGAACACGCAACTTCGGCTGCAGGGGGTATTTTATTCGCTTTTACACCGATCGCCACCATGATATTGGCTTCTATATTTTTGAAGGAACGCACAACCTTGTTGCAGAAGCTGTCAATCTTCATGTCAGTATTTGGTGTTGTTTTCATTTTTATCATGAAAGGAAGCAGCTTGAATTTGTCGAACCTGACAGGTATTTTCCTTCTGCTCACCTCATGCATGGCTGTTGCCGGATATAGCGTTCTGGCAAGATCACTTCTGAAAACGTTCACCCCGGTGGAAATCAGTTATTTCATGTTGGGGACCGGATTCATTGTTTTTTTGGTCATTTCGTTAACAAACCATTCAATCACCGGAACGCTTGACGATTTTTTTGTACCGCTCACCAGTGGCACATTCATCTTGTCGATTTTTTATCTTGGCGTGATGTCCACACTGATAACAGCATTGGCAACAAGCTATGCATTGTCAAAAATTGAAGCTTCCCAAGCGAATGTATTTACCAATTTGTCAACAATTATTGCGATTGCAGCAGGTGTGATCTTTCTTGATGAAAACATATCAACATACCATATAATTGGTTCGGGTCTTATTATCGCAGGGGTGCTGGGCACAAATCTTTTAGGGCAAAAAATGCAGAATGAGGATTCAACGAATGCATTACGAGAAAGGGCTAACTAAAAATCAAGGAGGAATTAGAAATGAAAATAGGGATTATTGGAGCAAGTGGAAAATCGGGAAAAATGATTTTAAAAGAAGTATTGAGACGGAATCATGATGTCACTGCAATCGTAAGGAATGGCACAAGTATAACCCATCCCGATGTCAATGTGGTAGAAAAAAATATTTATGATTTGACTCCGAATGATCTCAAGCCATACGACGTGGTCGTGAATGCGTTCGGCGCACCGATCGGTGAAGAAAAACCCCACGTGACAGCCGGCCATGCCTTGATTGAAGCTTTAAATGGAACCAATACAAGGGTCATTGTCATCGGAGGAGCTGGAAGTCTTTATGTTGATGAAAAGCAAACCACTCGCCTCATTGATACAGAAGACTTACCCGAAAATGTGCAACGCACTGCAATCGGGCAGACAAAAAATCTTCAAGAGTTGCGGGAATCTCAGGGTATCACATGGACCTATGTCAGTCCCCCCGCTTTTTTTGACCCGGAAGGACCAAAAACAGGTGTATATCAAAAAGGAAAAGACAACTTGCTTAAAAATACCAAGGGGGAAAGCTATATCAGTTATGCGGACCTTTCAATAGCCGTGGTAGACGAAATTGAAAACCCACAGCATATTAATGAGCGATTTACAGTTGTTTCAGAATCATCGTAACGATTAGTTTTTTAGCTAAAGTATACACTCTTACTTCAAAAGTACGGAGGAAGGTAATGTTTCACTTTCTTTGTCCTACTTGTGGTACTCAACACGCTTTTCCCCAGTTGTGAGGAGAGGATCACACGTTTTTTTGTCCGCCCCTATAGAGACCTCATGCGGAAACCCGACGCTATGAGAAGTTTGAATTCCTCCCACAGCGCCGGGTTTCACCCTTTACTCACTGCGTGTTGCGGACTTTACACTACTATCTATGAAACCTGACATTTGTCATTGCTTTTAATGACAAATGTGACTATAAATACCGTGGAGTGTAAGATAAAATAAACTAATAAACAATAAGTCGATCCAAAGCTTTTTTCGATTTGAAGGTTTTCAAGATACATAAAGCCTAAACCGATCAAAGCATTAAGGAATCCCCAAATGAATTCCTACCTTCCTTACTTCTGATACTTGGACACTAAATCCAAGTATCAGAAGAAAAAATCAACCATCCCTTACATTAGACGAAAGCCCCCTTTAATTTAGATCGTCTATAAAAAGTCCAATGAATAGGCTAATCAAGATGGCACAAATAGTAATAGAAGAGGAGTGTTTTTCTTGAAAAAATTCAGTTTGTTTTTGACTGCACTTACCCTTATCATGGTCATCCCTATAACATCTGTTCATGCTGCAGATCCTAAACTTAATGGAGGAAATGGAGAATGGGATTGGCAAGGTACGTTCAATTTTTTTTATAACGACACATATGATTATTTTCAGACGGTTAATTGCCAGTCTACGGGTGGAAGTTTTATGATGGAAGCCAGGGCTTTTGATAAAACGGTTACGGTTCAATTATGGGAATCGGACCCTGGATCTAACAATGATGATTATGTAGGTCAAGCAAAATTAGGAAATAGAGAATCCGTGTATTGGAACATTGATAACTTGGTTGACGGTTCAAATAACCGGGCAGAATTTTACGCTTTAGCATATGAAAACCCATGGAAAAGTGGAGAGAAACCTGCCATGTACTTTTGGGATTAATGATCCTAAAATGGTTAGTGCTGACAGCTCCTTATTTGTATCTGAGTGATTCTTGTTCCTAAACCCCCTTTTTATATAATGGAATCAAGGGTCATCCTAATTAGTATTTCTTTTCCGGGGAGCGCACCGTGTCTGACCTGCGGTTTTCTGTACCATCGCCAGTGACTTGTATCTTGTGCTTATAACGCATATAATTTTGATAACAAACATAAGGTAAAAAGCATCGGTGCTGATTATACCGATGCTCAGGCAGCTACTCCGCAGGAAGTGCGGTGGCTCATATGCAGAGTGATATGTGAAAAAAGTAACCATACCCTTACATTGGCCGATGCAGGGTGGTTACTTTTTTCGTTTGCGGTGATGATTAATACGACTAGTGTTGCAAAAGCAATCATGATTGTTAATGCTTTGTATGTTGACATCATCAGTGACACCCCTTTCGTGAGGGGATTGCCACCGTCCGCCACATTCATTTGGTGTGGGATCAACAACTGTTTCGATTCCTTGATTTTGCATATCCTTTGTTCAGCGTATTTACTGAGCAAAGGTGCCAATCAGACGGTTTGGAAATCTAGATGGTTAAACCTTTGGTTTTAGAGACCAAGGGTTTTTAAACTTCTAGACTAGAATAGATGGGGAGACTCGTGTTTTGAAGACCAAAGTCTTTTTAATATCTAGAATTGCTCCATTTGCTTATTAGTTTAACGCAGGGTTGTTTATCTTTTGTAGTTATTTTTGTCATTTGATTAAGTGACATTTGTCATCTTTTCTATGTTTTGAAATCTAAATTTCGATTTGGAATTCGTCGGATCAATGATAGATTAGAGTAATTGATCGCAAAAGGAATAAGGTACGTACAAGCCTTTTTACAGAAGACCCCCCTTTTTTCAAATAAAGTTTCCTTATATACACAAAAAATAAATCCAGCCTTTTTTTTATGACTGGATTCTTTTCTCAATGCTATTTATTTTTGTATCATGCTTTCCTGTTTTTTCGCTTAAATAGTCAATGTCATAGGTAATACTGTCAACTTTTTTGTTAATTAGAGTAAGTGCCCCTTTTATATCTTCTTGTTGACCCTGTTCAATAACCTCTAGCCTTTGTAAAACTTCGTTAATTTGCTGATCAACTTTATCAAATCGTTCTATAATAATTTTTAAAAGTTGTTCATTTTCCATTTTAAAACACACCTTAAAAATTGAATTCATTTCATCTCATTATAACATAGTATTGTTATGGTGAAAGTGAATGAAACGCCACTTAACCCCCTTACGGGTTGTTTGAAATGGGTGTGTCTTGGGAAGTAGATCCTTTTGTTAGCTATCTATATTTACCAAGCGATAAGGGTAGTCCCTACTCCTAAAGATAGTGCCGACTACATGGCTAGATTTAGTAGGTTGATACTTGCATTTATATCTCTGTCATGATGGCTATTGCATTCAGGACAAATCCATTCTCTAAGATTTAGAGTCTTGACTTCCTTGTTTTTATATCCACAACAAGAACATAATTAACTGCTTGCATCATTTTTAGGTGCTATTATCAAGTCACGACCTTTCCAGTTCCTTTAGAAACGGAAAATCAGATTTGTATTGTGCAGGTGTAGGGTATTTGATAGATTTATCAATTTATATCAATGTTAGAAATAGCATACAAGAGTTTTCGTTAACGCTAACCGACATTCATCTCCACCTTACCGTTGGGCTTCGTCCTACACACTCTTGAAGATGGAGACTTCTTTCGGAAAACGTTAAAACCGCCCGTTTTACGGGCGGTTTATTTACTATTTTTGTGGATCTACTAATACAATTTTCATCATCCATAGAATCCTAGGCATTCCGAGTTTGCAGTCAATCGACCATATTAATTGATTTCATCATTTCTTTTGCGATTGGCTGCCAGTCTTCCATCTGTTCTTTGGTGCTGTTTACTGTCGCAAGCAAAAGTTTCCCGTCCAATTCCATCATGAACATAAAATTATAAATTTCCGTATCCATCGCAGGTGTTATAAGTTCCATACTGGCAACATTTTTTCCATGAATCTCATAAACTTCTTTATTAAGCCATTCTGCAGAAGGATACATGTTTTCGAACGTTTCTACCATACCCTTTAACACTTCTTCCATTTGCTTATTGCTTGCTTTATTTTCCGTATGATTGAATGCAATGTTAACAGTTGCATTCTCATTGGTGTATATGAGCGTCGGTCTTCGTTCACCGGGATATTTCAACTTCGCCTGCTCTTCATCCATTACATCAAAGGACTCAGGAAGCAATATTTCAACTTGGTCCGATAGGATTGTCGATCTTTTTAGGTTGATTTCCTCCCCTTCAACTTGAAAAGTAACAGAGTCAGTTTCTTCCTTCATTTCACTGCTTTCTGGATTAGGATCATCTTGATCATTTCCTTTGCCCTTTTCTTCTGACACCCATACAGAAGAGTTGTCAAAGTTAACATTAATACAATGAACAGACTATTTTTCATATCATCTCATCCTCTTTGACGTTGGTTTTTATAAAATTAGAAACTCATCTATAATACATACCCCAAGCAATTTTCTATCGAACCCCTTTTGTTTCGTCTATATTTATAGGGAGTTTTAATGTCTTTGATAGCTAATTTTCTTTTTGTCGTGATTAATCCATATCAGTGATCGAAACCATTTTACTGGATAATGTGCATCATACACACTTCATTCCACACAATGAGTTGAAGTTTCTGTAAAAAGCAGATGCATAAATAAGGGAGAACCTCTCTGGTACTCTTAAAAAAGGTCCTCCAATTCTTTAAACATTAAACCTTCTATTAAACATTCTTTTTCAATTCTTCTGCCAACCATTTAGCGGCTTCAGGGCTCAATACGATTCTTCCGTTTCCTAACACAAGATTATTCTCAGTAACATTGTCGGTTAGCATACAAGCTTTGTCCGTACTGTACTTTCGTTTTGTTTGCTGCTCAGTTAATATATTATCTTTCCAATGTTACTCCGTCACTAGTAAAAAGCGACATTTTACTTGCCGATTACGTCAAATGATTCAGTTGGAAAAAAGCACCTTAACCTAACCTTTTAAACACTAAACGTCTTACTTTTTATTGAATTTTCTTCTAAAACAGTGAAATGAAAAGTATATACATCTGATACAAACATGCCTAAGGAAATCAAATCTCTGGTGTCACTGAATGATCTTATTAAGACTATTTAGTTGTAAAAACAACTGACTAAAATGTTCCCACCTGTTAATACTGTTAAATAACTATCTAATACAGGGGGGCTTATGTATTCATATATATTACTGATTAGACAGCATATCATGGCAGGAAACACAGTATGGTTTCTCATTCCCGGCATCATTTTTGTACTTCTACTAGTCTTCACTTTGTTGAAAAAGAAGGATATGAAACTTGTGGTGTTGTATTTTAGTATGAGTGCAATCGCGGGTTTTTTGGAAATTGTGATATTCTTCTTATTTGAAAGCTACGAATATTATCCTCAAGTATGGAATGATTGGTATTACGATAATACTTTTGGCGCTTATCTCTCACAAAGGTTTTTTGTTTCCTCAGTTGCCATATTTGTCGCTGCATTTAATCTAGGGTTTGGGTTTATATTGCTATTTATCGCGATGTTTGTCGGAATAGAGTACGCTTTTTTAGCACTAAAAGTGTATAAATTGAACTGGTGGCATCCCACTTACACGGCTATCGGGCTTTTAATCTACTTCTATATCGGAAAAGTGTGGTACAGATGTCTATTGGACGGTTCTTACAGATTCTTTCGAATGTTCACATTGGGGTGCTTCGCTTTTACACTTTATACAGATGTGATCGCCATTCCAACCTTATCCGGCCATTATGAGTTTGCTGTCGACTGGTTCGACAATCCTTCAAGGGATACGGTCATTGTAATTCTCATTTATTGCCTTACACGCGGTTATTTAATTGCGTTTGTTTGCTGTTACAAGCGCCATTGGGTTTATCTATCATTTTTGACGGCCGCGATATGGCTAAGTTATATTGTTTTAATTCAATTCGATATTTTTATCTATAAGCACTTGTGGGATTTATGGCTTTTCGCCGCTTCTGATCTCATAGTTCTTTTCAGCAGCCTTTATTTCAACCGGGTACTGTCCCGACCGGATAAGTGAAAAGGTGGAGAAGCATAAAATAAGCAAACAAGGTATTTATTAAAAAGAATCACAAGCCAAAATACAATGTTTTTTATATAATCTAGCGTGTTTTGGCTTGAAATTAGTGGTTATGAATAGAATCGCTCACCGTTAGTTGGATATAACGGTTTAACAAGAAGTTTCTGTGTATTTCCCCAATTTTTTAAAAACAACTTCACTCTATGTACTATATTTTATAAGAATTAAAAATCTAAGAATGTTTTCATCTCTTTCATTAGATGATTTATCAAGCCGAATTAAATTTATTTTATCTTTTGCTTCCCTATACTTCGTTCTGTCCAATATACCTGTGCTTTATGCTCTAAGATCTGTCCATCTTAAAGTATGCAGGAGTGTTGATGGGGTGGTTTCCGGAAACATGGCCCCTTCATTCCCATTCCCCATTGTACTGTTAAGATTTTGCTTTCGTGCTGAGAAGTGCTTATAGCTTAACTTGTCGCACGCGCCCTTTTAGTTGAAAACTTGAATTCGTCTCACCATTTTAATATTCCATATTCTCATCAATCATTAAGGGAATATGAGTGGCGAAGGGTTCTTCTTCATGTTGTGAGAAAAATGTAGCGAAGCTATTCTCTTGAATTAAGTCATAAATAAATTCATCATTCTGTTCCATTATTTACTCGAGGGTTATCTACGACGTAACACTCTCCATAATTCTTTATGGCGGCTTGAAATAGGGAGGGGCATTATATTTAATTTACACCTTACTTAGTTTTCCTCCCTCTCTTTTATGTATATTTAACTATTAATTATTTCGACATCCATTATTCTTTTTCCTACACTACTATGCTGGTTTGGGGGTTGGATTTTCCACGCCAAATTTGAATCAAAAAGAAAAGAGGACAAACCTATTGTTTTAGGTTTGCCCCCTGATTCATTGATTATACATTAGCACCTTTTTCTTCTTAAGCAAAT of the Alkalihalobacillus sp. TS-13 genome contains:
- a CDS encoding putative holin-like toxin, giving the protein MMSTYKALTIMIAFATLVVLIITANEKSNHPASANVRVWLLFSHITLHMSHRTSCGVAA
- a CDS encoding FMN-binding negative transcriptional regulator — encoded protein: MEQNDEFIYDLIQENSFATFFSQHEEEPFATHIPLMIDENMEY
- a CDS encoding NAD(P)-dependent oxidoreductase, which produces MKIGIIGASGKSGKMILKEVLRRNHDVTAIVRNGTSITHPDVNVVEKNIYDLTPNDLKPYDVVVNAFGAPIGEEKPHVTAGHALIEALNGTNTRVIVIGGAGSLYVDEKQTTRLIDTEDLPENVQRTAIGQTKNLQELRESQGITWTYVSPPAFFDPEGPKTGVYQKGKDNLLKNTKGESYISYADLSIAVVDEIENPQHINERFTVVSESS
- a CDS encoding DMT family transporter, whose protein sequence is MIKQNGLKLAYLAAVLNATIIGFSFLFVKVALEYTSPFDMLAYRFSASFAGMSIPVIFGWIKLNYHGKPLYKVLLLATMYPLGFFTFQTFGLEHATSAAGGILFAFTPIATMILASIFLKERTTLLQKLSIFMSVFGVVFIFIMKGSSLNLSNLTGIFLLLTSCMAVAGYSVLARSLLKTFTPVEISYFMLGTGFIVFLVISLTNHSITGTLDDFFVPLTSGTFILSIFYLGVMSTLITALATSYALSKIEASQANVFTNLSTIIAIAAGVIFLDENISTYHIIGSGLIIAGVLGTNLLGQKMQNEDSTNALRERAN